Proteins from a single region of Polaromonas sp. JS666:
- a CDS encoding patatin-like phospholipase family protein yields the protein MNEPQTSKAPAAGLTPPRRPRIGLALGSGSARGLAHIGVLRALKEAHIEVDVVAGTSMGAVIGAVFAAGKLDGLSARLRNLDWPGIVALLDPVFPRSGLIDGQKIAEFVRAHVPSARIEDLLLPFAAVATDITNGEQVVATTGDLTEAVRASIAVPGIFTPVRSNGRILVDGGLVNPVPVSVARAMGADLVIAVDLNHDIVAGRLSHPAAHANGNGHGPIMARLLESLQAINSPVLAQFEDWLHKPPLEPLPGIFEVLLASLYIMQARVTEADLRQTQPDLLIQPPLGAVRFMEFDRAEEIIDIGYHSAAEQLARWTRTPTHD from the coding sequence GTGAACGAACCACAAACCAGCAAAGCCCCGGCCGCAGGCCTGACGCCGCCCAGGCGGCCCCGGATCGGCTTGGCGCTGGGCAGCGGTTCGGCGCGCGGACTGGCGCACATCGGCGTGCTGCGCGCCTTGAAGGAGGCCCACATCGAGGTCGATGTGGTGGCCGGCACCAGCATGGGGGCGGTCATCGGTGCGGTTTTCGCCGCCGGCAAGCTCGACGGCCTGAGCGCCAGACTGCGCAATCTCGACTGGCCGGGCATCGTCGCCTTGCTCGACCCGGTGTTCCCCCGCTCGGGGCTGATTGACGGTCAGAAAATCGCCGAATTCGTGCGCGCCCATGTGCCCAGCGCCCGCATCGAGGACCTGCTGCTGCCCTTTGCCGCCGTGGCCACAGACATCACCAATGGTGAGCAAGTCGTGGCCACGACGGGCGACCTGACCGAAGCGGTGCGTGCCAGCATCGCCGTGCCCGGCATCTTTACCCCGGTGCGCAGCAACGGCCGCATCCTGGTCGATGGCGGGCTAGTCAATCCGGTGCCGGTGAGCGTGGCGCGCGCCATGGGCGCCGACCTGGTCATCGCGGTCGACCTCAACCACGACATCGTGGCGGGCCGGCTGTCCCACCCCGCCGCCCACGCCAATGGCAACGGCCATGGCCCCATCATGGCGCGCCTGCTGGAGAGCCTGCAGGCCATCAACAGCCCGGTGCTGGCGCAGTTCGAGGACTGGCTGCACAAGCCCCCCCTGGAGCCGCTGCCCGGCATTTTCGAGGTGCTGCTGGCCTCGCTCTACATCATGCAGGCGCGCGTCACCGAAGCCGACCTGCGGCAAACCCAACCCGACCTCCTGATCCAGCCGCCACTGGGCGCGGTGCGCTTCATGGAGTTCGACCGCGCTGAAGAAATCATCGACATCGGCTACCACAGCGCGGCCGAGCAACTGGCCCGCTGGACAAGAACGCCAACCCATGACTGA
- a CDS encoding efflux RND transporter periplasmic adaptor subunit, with amino-acid sequence MQTQNYYLDIIMKDPLVEKRKNRLLYLAPLALAALLGACGKAPEAPAASTTISRPLPLMTASAGAPLEYTAVGSVVSDQRVEVASRLSGYIRDILVQEGDRVRRGQLLARLDASDVEGGIRQGQAAGGAAEAALRDAQIDLERFQRLFERGSVSDNELRKVRLKFEAAREARNQARAGLDTALAQRAYAEIISPVDGVVVARHKRTGDLALPGMPLLTLESGRGLLFETFVAEGQVAAIAAGQPVQVNIDGVPAPLKGTVSRVVRSGDPVSRSYQVKIALPETAGLMPGMFGRAAFGLGASQAPLVPRQALVERGGLTGVFVVDGEGRARFRWLRIAREWPDQVEVSAGLAADERFVAAATPALREGDRVTAAKEAQ; translated from the coding sequence ATGCAAACCCAAAACTATTACCTCGACATCATCATGAAAGACCCTCTTGTGGAAAAAAGAAAAAACCGCCTCCTCTACCTGGCGCCGCTGGCGCTGGCCGCACTCCTGGGTGCTTGCGGCAAAGCGCCGGAGGCCCCTGCCGCATCGACGACGATCAGCCGCCCCCTGCCGCTCATGACCGCGTCCGCCGGGGCGCCACTTGAATACACGGCGGTCGGCTCGGTGGTGTCGGACCAGCGCGTCGAGGTCGCCTCGCGGTTGAGCGGCTATATCCGCGACATCCTGGTGCAGGAGGGCGACCGGGTGCGGCGCGGGCAGTTGCTGGCCCGCCTGGACGCGTCGGACGTGGAAGGCGGCATTCGCCAGGGCCAGGCGGCGGGCGGCGCGGCAGAGGCGGCGCTGCGCGATGCACAGATTGACCTGGAGCGCTTCCAGCGTTTGTTCGAGCGCGGCAGCGTCTCGGACAACGAATTGCGCAAGGTGCGCCTGAAGTTCGAGGCCGCGCGCGAGGCCCGCAACCAGGCGCGCGCCGGTCTGGACACGGCGCTGGCCCAGCGCGCCTACGCCGAGATCATCAGCCCGGTGGACGGCGTGGTGGTGGCGCGCCACAAACGAACTGGCGATCTCGCCCTGCCCGGCATGCCGCTGCTGACCCTGGAGTCGGGCCGCGGCCTGTTGTTCGAGACCTTCGTGGCGGAGGGCCAAGTCGCCGCCATCGCGGCCGGCCAGCCGGTGCAAGTCAACATCGACGGCGTGCCCGCGCCGCTCAAGGGCACGGTGAGCCGGGTGGTGCGCTCGGGCGACCCGGTCTCGCGCAGCTACCAGGTCAAGATCGCCCTGCCCGAAACGGCGGGGCTGATGCCCGGCATGTTCGGGCGCGCGGCGTTCGGGCTCGGTGCGAGCCAGGCGCCATTGGTGCCCAGACAGGCCTTGGTCGAGCGCGGCGGGCTCACCGGCGTTTTTGTGGTGGACGGCGAAGGCCGGGCACGCTTTCGCTGGCTGCGCATAGCCCGCGAGTGGCCCGATCAGGTCGAGGTGAGTGCTGGTCTGGCCGCCGATGAGCGCTTCGTGGCAGCGGCTACACCGGCCCTGCGCGAGGGCGACCGCGTCACCGCCGCGAAGGAGGCGCAATGA
- a CDS encoding UDP-N-acetylglucosamine--LPS N-acetylglucosamine transferase — MSGPQAFGLDPLVTLALAVAFTLFVVLAWLALRRGRARRRAAEAPAAGDAGAAQPRKIVIFYSSIGHGHISAAQAIEQEIGQLEPGARVILQDIREFMHPLWRWVDERLYWFIAGNLPESFDALFHALQARGKRVPSLAWLSNDYPQDKVRAFLEAQAPDAILATHYGSAQVLGTLRERGLLAQVNIGWLHTDFFEGYFPRISKMIDRTFLAHPELEARWLAAGVAPDKVTTSGMPVRVAAADCGTREMALTALGLAPDAPTVLITSGKEGVGDYAVVVESLARHHQGPLQIIAVCGANARQQALLTALQKRLPAPATLKVCGLVPHADLLAWMRMADLLITKAGGMTPAEAFAMGTPTILLDVVSGHERENAALFVRLGVAELADTLAQAGELAAAVLADPQRQAAMRHAQHAFHDSADLGRIARFALDPALPAPGMTPDFGAEHGSAVTDIDAALARLQAEAPCDIELLLSYSTAQTPQRVVLENPFGHIAIRVDDTVYSANYVAVPGHDPNLLQHVTLADYLYGVQPPSQVHTNTYGMAYGRETLGLRVAGVAAERKAAMVAEAHRIEDEFGQGRLLWDRSEFNCADVVVRLLRAGGYDRSPPLGRRWLPVMPLDIFEEARQACEDDASLYMELVAYRQIPGANAAYRFSRFPLSLGQPLRSMARALREAPQEPLEAAASKQLTGYFGDQQLYFEDLRGHGAGALADDPAHFSRAQRRLADALATDLRRLLAAQARRPLREIGRLGELDGAQDIRRLLERSLALARIATERADEVLQDRGARRMRALFTELVDGYGRIDAWRLRRQEIETYLKRFQVFEAAVGREFPARHGARHARATTLQRSLRYGIRRLRRRVGGLHRPTGHGPDKGASQ, encoded by the coding sequence GTGAGCGGACCGCAGGCGTTTGGTCTGGATCCGCTCGTCACGCTCGCGCTGGCGGTCGCGTTCACCCTGTTCGTCGTCCTGGCATGGCTTGCGCTGCGACGCGGCCGGGCGCGGCGCAGGGCGGCGGAGGCGCCGGCAGCAGGCGATGCCGGGGCTGCCCAGCCCCGCAAGATCGTCATCTTCTACTCGTCCATCGGCCATGGCCACATCAGCGCCGCGCAGGCCATAGAGCAAGAAATTGGCCAGTTGGAGCCTGGTGCGCGCGTGATCCTGCAAGACATCCGCGAGTTCATGCACCCGCTCTGGCGCTGGGTGGATGAGCGGCTCTACTGGTTCATCGCCGGCAATCTTCCCGAAAGCTTCGACGCGCTGTTCCATGCCCTGCAGGCGCGCGGCAAGCGGGTGCCGTCGCTGGCCTGGCTGTCCAACGACTACCCGCAAGACAAGGTGCGCGCCTTCCTAGAGGCGCAGGCGCCCGACGCGATTCTTGCCACGCATTACGGATCGGCGCAGGTGCTCGGGACCTTGCGCGAGCGTGGGCTGCTGGCGCAGGTGAACATCGGCTGGCTGCACACGGACTTCTTCGAAGGCTATTTCCCGCGCATCTCGAAAATGATCGACCGCACCTTTCTCGCCCACCCCGAGCTGGAAGCGCGCTGGCTGGCCGCCGGCGTGGCACCCGACAAAGTCACCACCAGCGGGATGCCGGTGCGCGTGGCGGCCGCCGACTGCGGTACCCGGGAGATGGCGCTCACCGCGCTGGGGCTGGCCCCGGATGCGCCCACCGTGCTCATCACCTCGGGCAAGGAGGGGGTGGGCGACTACGCTGTCGTGGTGGAGAGCCTCGCCCGCCACCACCAAGGCCCGCTGCAGATCATTGCCGTCTGCGGCGCCAACGCGCGGCAGCAGGCGCTGCTCACTGCATTGCAAAAACGCCTGCCGGCGCCGGCAACGCTGAAGGTCTGCGGCCTGGTGCCGCACGCCGACCTGCTGGCCTGGATGCGCATGGCCGACCTGTTGATCACCAAGGCCGGGGGCATGACGCCGGCCGAGGCCTTTGCCATGGGCACGCCGACGATCCTGCTGGACGTGGTGAGCGGCCATGAGCGGGAAAACGCCGCCTTGTTCGTCCGGCTGGGGGTGGCCGAGCTGGCCGACACCCTGGCGCAGGCGGGCGAGCTGGCCGCCGCCGTGCTGGCCGACCCGCAGCGGCAGGCGGCGATGCGCCACGCCCAGCACGCCTTTCACGACAGTGCCGACCTCGGGCGCATCGCCCGCTTCGCGCTCGACCCGGCCCTGCCCGCGCCGGGTATGACGCCGGACTTCGGCGCCGAGCACGGCAGCGCCGTCACCGACATCGACGCGGCGCTGGCGCGGCTCCAGGCCGAGGCGCCCTGCGACATCGAGCTGCTGCTGTCCTACTCGACCGCCCAAACACCGCAGCGCGTGGTGCTGGAAAACCCGTTCGGGCACATTGCCATCCGCGTCGACGACACCGTCTACAGCGCCAACTATGTGGCCGTGCCGGGACACGACCCGAACCTGCTGCAGCACGTGACGCTGGCCGATTACCTGTACGGCGTGCAGCCGCCGTCGCAGGTGCACACCAACACCTACGGCATGGCCTACGGCCGCGAGACGCTCGGCTTGCGGGTGGCGGGCGTGGCGGCAGAGCGCAAGGCGGCGATGGTTGCCGAGGCGCACCGGATCGAAGATGAGTTTGGGCAAGGCCGCCTGCTGTGGGATCGCAGCGAGTTCAATTGCGCCGACGTGGTGGTGCGCCTCCTGCGCGCGGGCGGCTATGACCGCTCGCCACCGCTGGGGCGGCGGTGGCTGCCGGTCATGCCGCTGGACATTTTCGAGGAAGCCCGGCAGGCCTGCGAGGACGACGCGTCCTTGTACATGGAACTGGTGGCCTACCGGCAGATACCGGGCGCCAACGCAGCCTATCGCTTCTCGCGTTTTCCGCTCTCGCTCGGACAACCGCTACGCTCAATGGCGCGGGCGCTGCGCGAGGCGCCGCAAGAACCCCTCGAAGCGGCCGCGTCCAAACAACTGACCGGTTATTTCGGCGACCAACAGCTTTATTTCGAGGACCTGCGCGGCCACGGGGCTGGCGCCCTGGCCGACGATCCGGCGCATTTCAGCCGCGCGCAGCGGCGCCTGGCCGACGCCCTGGCGACCGACCTGCGGCGCCTGCTGGCGGCTCAGGCCAGACGGCCCCTGCGCGAGATCGGGCGCCTGGGTGAGCTTGACGGCGCCCAGGACATCCGGCGCCTGCTGGAGCGCAGCCTGGCGCTGGCGCGCATCGCCACCGAACGGGCCGACGAGGTGCTGCAAGACCGGGGGGCGCGACGCATGCGGGCGCTGTTCACCGAACTCGTGGACGGGTACGGCCGGATCGACGCCTGGCGCCTGCGGCGCCAGGAGATCGAGACCTATCTCAAACGCTTCCAGGTCTTCGAGGCCGCCGTAGGGCGTGAATTCCCGGCCCGCCATGGCGCGCGACATGCGCGCGCAACGACGCTTCAGCGATCACTGCGGTACGGGATTCGGCGTCTGCGCCGGCGCGTCGGTGGGCTGCACCGGCCCACGGGTCATGGGCCAGACAAGGGGGCAAGCCAGTGA
- a CDS encoding biotin/lipoyl-binding protein translates to MPGRVAELFAREGDAVQKDQLLLRLDAAQVDARVVQARQAVVALAHSP, encoded by the coding sequence ATGCCGGGGCGCGTGGCCGAGCTCTTCGCCAGAGAAGGCGACGCGGTGCAAAAAGACCAGTTGCTGCTGCGGCTGGATGCCGCCCAGGTGGACGCCAGGGTGGTGCAGGCACGTCAGGCGGTGGTCGCGTTAGCGCATAGCCCATGA
- a CDS encoding TolC family protein has translation MNRSIKVRRLLPLAALAAALLAGNAAAESLQQAWDTALTVDRGLKASRESSAAAASLLEAAKSARLPNVALEAGYTALGETPAAKVDFFGQSLQMPLAQKGSAAYRAMATLPLYTGGRITRGIDAATASLDAARLGESADTQNLKLRVADAYVNVLRASRMLKVTESHVASLQAHARDVGNLHEQGMVAKSDLLSVQVALADARQRHLQVANGLDLARAAYNRLLGRPLEQPVALDDLSPEATQEPLPALSERALAQRSELAALAQQIEAMRHQAAAVRGETAPQVALSGGYGYQENRYQVHPGQWMITLGAKWNLFDGGVVGHRANAVERQAAALTEQRDELASVIALQVRQTWLDVQETRKRLIVTQSAIAQAEENLLVARDRYANGLSTHTEVLDAETLRTGSEGNHANALSDAALAGLRLKRATGEL, from the coding sequence ATGAACCGCTCGATAAAAGTTCGCCGCCTGTTGCCGCTGGCGGCTCTGGCCGCTGCGCTGCTGGCCGGCAACGCCGCCGCTGAGTCCCTGCAACAGGCATGGGACACCGCGCTGACCGTTGACCGTGGGCTCAAAGCGTCACGTGAAAGCAGCGCCGCCGCTGCGAGTCTGCTGGAGGCGGCGAAATCCGCCCGTCTGCCCAATGTGGCGCTGGAGGCGGGCTATACCGCCCTCGGTGAGACACCGGCGGCCAAAGTTGATTTTTTTGGCCAGTCGCTGCAAATGCCGCTGGCGCAGAAGGGCAGCGCCGCCTACCGCGCCATGGCAACGCTGCCGCTCTACACCGGCGGGCGCATCACGCGCGGCATTGATGCCGCCACGGCGAGCCTGGACGCGGCGCGGCTGGGCGAAAGCGCCGACACCCAAAACCTCAAACTGCGCGTGGCGGATGCCTATGTCAACGTGCTGCGCGCCAGCCGCATGCTGAAGGTCACCGAGAGCCACGTCGCCAGCCTGCAGGCCCATGCACGGGATGTGGGCAACCTGCATGAGCAGGGCATGGTGGCCAAAAGCGACCTGCTCTCGGTGCAGGTGGCCCTGGCCGATGCGCGCCAGCGCCACCTGCAGGTGGCCAATGGGCTGGATCTGGCGCGCGCCGCCTACAACCGCCTGCTGGGGCGGCCGCTGGAGCAGCCCGTCGCGCTCGACGACCTTTCGCCCGAGGCGACGCAAGAGCCGCTCCCCGCCCTGAGCGAGCGGGCACTGGCGCAGCGCAGCGAGCTGGCGGCACTGGCGCAACAGATTGAAGCGATGCGCCACCAGGCCGCCGCCGTGCGCGGCGAAACCGCCCCGCAGGTCGCGTTGTCCGGCGGCTACGGCTACCAGGAGAACCGCTACCAGGTACACCCGGGGCAATGGATGATCACGCTGGGAGCCAAATGGAACCTGTTCGACGGTGGCGTGGTCGGCCACCGCGCCAACGCGGTTGAGCGCCAGGCCGCGGCATTGACGGAGCAACGCGACGAGCTGGCCTCCGTCATCGCCTTGCAGGTGCGCCAGACCTGGCTGGACGTGCAAGAGACCCGCAAGCGCCTCATCGTCACCCAGTCGGCCATCGCCCAGGCCGAGGAAAACCTGCTCGTGGCGCGCGACCGCTATGCCAACGGCCTGTCCACCCATACCGAGGTGCTGGATGCCGAGACCTTGCGTACCGGCAGCGAGGGCAACCATGCCAATGCGCTGTCTGATGCCGCACTGGCGGGGTTGCGGCTCAAGCGCGCCACGGGCGAGCTCTGA
- a CDS encoding efflux RND transporter permease subunit — MSQHKLNSAGRLANLFVTSKLTILFMLACILLGLLAVTLTPREENPQIVVPGAQVWVTLPGASAEEVEELVIRPLEGIVKQIAGVDHTYATAVNSMGVLMVQFKVGEDKEKSLVKLYDRVLGQRERLPAGAGEPLIRSVDVDDVPIVTVTLASEIYDDYALKRLADRLMEGLRSLDKVSAISVKGGRDRELRIELDPQRLQAFGVTLDQVHATLRASNVAAPLGTVVQQGQNRQVFLDGFLSSAQDLKRLIVGSHAGRPIYLGDVAQVIDGPPQERTHLSRLAFGPADGRFGKTQQAEMPAVTLAVAKKAGSNAVFVANDVLERIERMKAQFVPTGVELVVTRNDGQKADAAVSGLIEHLGIAVLAVFLVTAAFLGLKEALIVGVTVPLILALTLGAAYLFGLSINRVSLFALILSLGLLVDGAIVVIENIHRNYSRLGKQDKRLVTVQATNEIGNPTNLATLAVMLVFGSLLVVSGMPGQYFYPVAFNVPVAMAASLLVAYAVVPWAANRWLKLGEGHDLEDHDTKDRLHRFYRHLMSPLVDRSRSRWLAFLLAGLAIAVSLLQPAWQFVRPAGLGGPQSWFGVELAMMPKDDKNTFNITLDMPATAPVEATDRFAREVGALLRENAYVRNYQSWIGEAGVIDFNGLLRGSGNKQGPHVAEIRVNLLNKADRSKTSIAIVRELRPTLQAMAARYPGSTVQLVEDPPGPPVRATVLAEIYGKDLQQLRTLSAQVKAAFQQTRDMVEVTDSEAQDVYQYRLTVDREKAALSGLSVAEVAVALRRLIDGEEMGRARIAGEKNPVPIRLQIPRRHQIDPALLARVSVTNRQGQRVPLSEVVQVVPGAVDRTISHKDGERVTYVGGELESTAPVYAVLDLDRRLDGLLLADGSRLTTGNLRLNPVAPDTLEGPRLLWDGELRMTLDTYRDMLGALGLALTFIFLVLVAYYQSFSLPLVAMAAIPLGLAGIFPGHWLMGQPFTATSMIGIIALAGVVVRNSLLIIDFVLDYRRQGMDLREAILEAGAVRLRPILLTALAIMLGSAVMLSDPVFGGLAISLIFGTLASTALTLVVVPLLLYLLLRYKDRKEAIMEKGTL; from the coding sequence ATGAGCCAGCACAAGCTCAACAGCGCCGGCCGCCTGGCGAATCTCTTTGTCACCTCCAAGCTGACCATTTTGTTCATGCTGGCTTGCATCCTGCTCGGGCTACTGGCCGTGACGCTGACCCCGCGCGAGGAAAATCCGCAGATCGTGGTGCCCGGCGCCCAGGTATGGGTGACACTGCCCGGCGCCTCCGCCGAGGAGGTGGAGGAACTGGTGATCCGCCCGCTGGAGGGCATCGTCAAGCAGATTGCCGGCGTTGATCACACGTATGCGACCGCCGTGAATTCGATGGGCGTGCTGATGGTGCAGTTCAAGGTCGGCGAGGACAAGGAAAAATCGCTGGTCAAACTCTACGACCGGGTGCTGGGGCAGCGCGAGCGCCTGCCTGCGGGCGCGGGCGAGCCGCTGATTCGCAGCGTGGATGTGGACGACGTGCCCATTGTCACCGTCACGCTGGCCTCCGAGATCTACGACGATTACGCCCTGAAGCGTCTGGCCGACCGCCTGATGGAAGGACTGCGCAGCCTGGACAAGGTCTCTGCCATTTCCGTCAAGGGCGGGCGCGACCGGGAACTGCGCATCGAGCTGGACCCGCAGCGCCTGCAGGCCTTCGGCGTCACGCTGGACCAGGTGCATGCCACCCTGCGCGCAAGCAATGTTGCCGCGCCCCTGGGAACGGTCGTGCAACAGGGCCAAAACCGCCAGGTGTTCCTGGACGGCTTTCTGAGCTCGGCGCAAGACCTCAAGCGCCTGATCGTGGGCAGCCACGCCGGACGCCCGATTTACCTGGGAGATGTGGCGCAGGTGATCGACGGCCCGCCGCAAGAGCGCACGCACCTCAGCCGTCTCGCTTTCGGCCCGGCGGACGGGCGTTTTGGCAAGACGCAGCAGGCGGAGATGCCGGCCGTCACATTGGCAGTGGCCAAGAAAGCCGGTAGTAACGCCGTCTTTGTTGCCAACGATGTGCTTGAGCGCATCGAACGCATGAAGGCGCAATTCGTGCCGACGGGAGTCGAACTGGTCGTTACCCGCAACGATGGCCAGAAGGCGGATGCCGCCGTCAGCGGGCTGATTGAGCACCTGGGTATCGCGGTGCTGGCCGTGTTCCTGGTGACTGCCGCGTTCCTGGGACTGAAGGAAGCACTGATCGTGGGCGTGACCGTGCCGCTGATCCTGGCCCTGACCCTGGGCGCGGCCTATCTCTTTGGCCTGTCCATCAACCGGGTTTCGCTGTTCGCGCTCATCCTGTCGCTGGGGCTGCTGGTCGATGGCGCGATTGTCGTGATCGAAAACATCCACCGCAACTACAGCCGTCTTGGCAAGCAGGACAAACGGCTGGTCACGGTGCAGGCCACCAACGAAATCGGCAACCCCACCAACCTGGCGACGCTGGCGGTCATGCTGGTGTTCGGCTCGCTGCTGGTGGTCAGCGGCATGCCGGGGCAGTATTTCTACCCCGTCGCTTTCAACGTGCCGGTCGCCATGGCGGCCTCGCTGCTGGTGGCCTACGCGGTGGTGCCCTGGGCCGCCAACCGCTGGCTCAAGCTCGGTGAAGGGCACGATCTGGAAGACCACGATACCAAGGACCGCCTGCATCGTTTCTACCGTCATCTGATGTCGCCGCTGGTGGATCGCTCGCGCAGCCGCTGGCTTGCGTTCCTGTTGGCGGGATTGGCCATTGCCGTATCGCTGTTGCAACCGGCCTGGCAATTCGTGCGCCCGGCCGGTTTGGGTGGGCCGCAGTCCTGGTTCGGCGTCGAGCTGGCCATGATGCCCAAGGACGACAAGAACACCTTCAACATCACCCTGGACATGCCCGCGACCGCGCCGGTGGAGGCGACTGATCGGTTCGCGCGCGAAGTCGGTGCGCTGCTGCGCGAGAACGCCTACGTTCGCAACTACCAGAGCTGGATCGGCGAGGCCGGCGTGATCGACTTCAATGGCTTGCTGCGTGGTTCCGGCAATAAGCAAGGGCCACACGTCGCCGAGATCCGCGTCAACCTGCTGAACAAGGCTGATCGGAGTAAGACCTCGATCGCCATCGTGCGCGAATTGCGGCCCACACTGCAGGCTATGGCCGCGCGTTACCCCGGCAGTACGGTGCAGTTGGTCGAGGACCCGCCCGGGCCGCCGGTGCGCGCCACCGTGCTGGCCGAAATCTACGGCAAGGACTTGCAACAACTGCGCACGCTGTCCGCGCAGGTCAAGGCGGCCTTCCAGCAGACGCGCGACATGGTGGAGGTGACCGACTCCGAGGCCCAGGACGTCTACCAGTACCGCCTGACGGTGGACCGGGAAAAGGCCGCGCTGTCCGGGCTGAGCGTGGCCGAAGTAGCGGTCGCGCTGCGTCGGCTCATCGACGGCGAGGAAATGGGTCGGGCCCGTATCGCTGGCGAGAAGAACCCCGTGCCCATCCGCTTGCAGATTCCCCGGCGCCACCAGATCGATCCCGCACTGCTGGCACGCGTGTCCGTGACCAACCGGCAGGGCCAGCGGGTGCCGCTGTCCGAGGTGGTACAAGTCGTCCCCGGCGCAGTCGACCGAACGATTTCGCACAAGGATGGCGAGCGCGTCACCTACGTCGGCGGCGAACTCGAATCCACCGCCCCCGTCTATGCCGTGCTCGACCTTGACCGGCGATTGGACGGCTTGCTGCTCGCCGATGGCAGCCGACTCACCACCGGCAACCTGCGCCTGAACCCGGTCGCGCCCGACACCCTGGAGGGCCCCCGCCTGCTATGGGACGGCGAACTGCGCATGACGCTGGATACCTACCGCGACATGCTGGGTGCGCTAGGCCTGGCGCTGACCTTCATCTTTCTGGTGCTGGTGGCCTACTACCAGTCCTTCAGCCTGCCGCTGGTCGCCATGGCGGCGATCCCGCTGGGGCTGGCGGGCATTTTTCCGGGGCACTGGCTCATGGGGCAGCCCTTCACGGCCACGTCCATGATCGGCATCATTGCGCTGGCCGGGGTGGTGGTACGCAATTCGCTGCTCATCATCGATTTCGTGCTGGATTACCGGCGCCAGGGCATGGACTTGCGCGAGGCCATTCTCGAAGCCGGCGCGGTGCGCCTGCGGCCCATCCTGCTGACGGCACTGGCCATCATGCTGGGCAGCGCCGTGATGCTGTCCGACCCGGTGTTCGGCGGACTGGCGATCTCGCTGATCTTCGGCACATTGGCCTCCACCGCGCTCACCCTGGTCGTGGTGCCGCTGTTGCTGTATCTGCTGCTGCGCTACAAGGACCGGAAAGAAGCCATCATGGAAAAAGGAACCTTATGA
- a CDS encoding polyprenyl synthetase family protein, producing MTDTHSMNFPETVIAGVHAAVASTLTCEAVPVRGALRLLLSDQHTPIRALVTCSLHAGQPGIDAGTALDLIHIGLQQLHSRVDATTGASALLGTGATVLAGDYLTTGAFRLLVRCADMRVLALVSEAVNRASELETTQLGLDPDARDDPSRLLQTRQQLAAPLGEAAGAAGATLAGYPEPLAGTARRYGQYLVSSHVLQQEADAMDISEARTALQDAALDLCRQATQEARAIATATGNGRPLELAELIAASLGAKASACKPKTITSTSS from the coding sequence ATGACTGACACGCATTCCATGAACTTCCCCGAGACCGTGATCGCCGGCGTCCACGCCGCCGTGGCGAGCACCCTGACCTGCGAGGCCGTGCCGGTCCGCGGCGCCTTGCGCCTGCTGCTGTCGGACCAACATACGCCGATCCGGGCACTGGTGACCTGCAGCCTCCATGCAGGCCAGCCGGGCATCGACGCCGGCACGGCGCTGGACCTCATTCACATCGGCTTGCAGCAATTGCATTCACGCGTTGACGCGACAACTGGCGCGTCCGCGCTACTGGGCACCGGCGCCACCGTGCTGGCGGGTGACTACTTGACCACCGGGGCTTTTCGCTTGCTGGTGCGCTGCGCTGACATGCGCGTCCTGGCGCTGGTTTCCGAGGCGGTCAACCGGGCTTCGGAGCTGGAAACCACCCAACTGGGCCTGGATCCAGACGCCCGAGACGATCCGTCGCGGCTGTTGCAGACCCGGCAACAACTGGCGGCCCCGCTGGGTGAGGCGGCTGGTGCTGCGGGTGCCACCCTCGCGGGCTACCCGGAGCCACTCGCCGGCACGGCCCGGCGTTACGGCCAATACCTTGTTTCAAGCCACGTTTTGCAACAGGAAGCCGATGCCATGGACATCTCCGAGGCACGCACGGCCCTGCAGGACGCCGCGCTCGATCTGTGCCGCCAGGCGACGCAAGAAGCGCGGGCCATCGCCACGGCCACAGGCAACGGACGCCCGCTCGAACTGGCTGAACTGATCGCGGCCAGCCTTGGCGCCAAGGCATCGGCATGCAAACCCAAAACTATTACCTCGACATCATCATGA